The Candidatus Zymogenus saltonus genome includes a window with the following:
- the ilvB gene encoding biosynthetic-type acetolactate synthase large subunit: MTLTGTEIFFKTLLDEGVDTIFGYPGGAVLNLYHGMPDYDIRHILVRHEQAAVHAADGYARASGRVGVVLVTSGPGATNTVTGIATAHMDSIPIVVFTGQVPSMLIGNDAFQEADIVGITRPCTKHNYLVKQATDLEGVIREAFHIAKTGRPGPVLVDLPRDVMTDESDYNGKGKLNLKGYTVKDTADVKRVEEAYNAILSAKKPLFYIGGGVISSSAAKELKELAEMLTIPVTSSLMGLGGFPGTHPLFLGMLGMHGTYRANMAVTNSDLLIAVGSRFDDRVTGKVDEFAPKAKIVHIDIDPTSISKNIIVDIPIISDVKVALKSLIKIAAKGKRIMKADRKEWLSQIEKWKSTHPLNYEQKMESGIIKPQFVVESIYRVTKGDAIIATEVGQNQMWTAQFFNFDRPRTLLTSGGLGTMGYGFPAAIGAQVAFPEKLVFDIAGDGSIQMNIQEIATAVQHNLPVKVAIINNGFLGMVRQWQELFFEERYSHTTMDFAPDFVKLAEAYGAVGIKVEDPKEVEGAVEEAISIKRPVIIDFRVDKEENVYPMVPVGSPIDKMLLV; this comes from the coding sequence ATGACGTTAACCGGAACAGAGATATTTTTCAAGACCCTCCTGGACGAGGGCGTGGACACGATTTTCGGATACCCCGGAGGCGCGGTGCTGAACCTATACCACGGGATGCCCGATTACGACATCCGCCACATCCTCGTCAGGCACGAGCAGGCGGCCGTCCACGCCGCGGACGGCTACGCCAGGGCGTCGGGAAGGGTCGGGGTGGTGCTCGTCACATCCGGCCCGGGAGCCACCAACACCGTGACCGGAATAGCCACGGCTCACATGGACTCCATCCCCATAGTCGTCTTTACGGGACAGGTGCCCTCGATGCTGATAGGAAACGACGCCTTTCAGGAGGCGGACATCGTGGGGATCACAAGGCCCTGCACCAAACACAATTATCTCGTAAAGCAGGCGACCGACCTCGAGGGCGTGATAAGGGAGGCCTTTCACATCGCTAAGACCGGAAGGCCGGGGCCTGTATTGGTCGATCTTCCCAGGGACGTGATGACCGACGAGTCCGATTACAACGGAAAGGGTAAGCTCAATCTTAAGGGCTACACGGTAAAGGACACCGCGGACGTAAAGAGGGTCGAGGAGGCTTATAATGCGATACTCTCGGCGAAGAAGCCCCTCTTCTATATCGGGGGCGGAGTGATAAGCTCATCGGCGGCAAAGGAACTTAAGGAGCTGGCCGAGATGCTGACCATCCCCGTCACGTCCTCCCTTATGGGCCTCGGGGGTTTTCCGGGCACCCACCCCCTGTTTCTGGGGATGCTCGGGATGCACGGGACTTACAGGGCTAACATGGCGGTGACGAACTCCGACCTCCTGATCGCGGTCGGCTCCCGATTCGACGACCGGGTAACGGGGAAGGTCGACGAGTTCGCCCCGAAGGCCAAGATAGTCCATATCGACATCGATCCAACATCGATCAGCAAAAACATCATCGTCGATATTCCGATAATAAGCGATGTTAAGGTTGCCCTTAAAAGTCTCATAAAGATCGCCGCCAAGGGGAAGAGGATAATGAAGGCGGACAGGAAGGAGTGGCTGTCCCAGATCGAAAAGTGGAAAAGCACCCACCCCCTGAACTATGAGCAGAAGATGGAAAGCGGAATTATCAAGCCGCAGTTCGTCGTGGAATCGATCTACAGGGTAACCAAGGGAGACGCGATAATAGCAACCGAGGTGGGGCAGAATCAGATGTGGACCGCCCAGTTCTTTAACTTCGACAGGCCGAGAACGCTCCTTACCTCCGGAGGGTTGGGGACTATGGGCTATGGATTTCCCGCCGCCATCGGCGCCCAGGTGGCCTTCCCGGAAAAGCTCGTTTTCGACATCGCCGGCGACGGGAGCATCCAGATGAACATCCAGGAGATAGCCACCGCCGTTCAGCACAACCTGCCCGTCAAGGTGGCGATTATCAACAACGGCTTTCTCGGGATGGTGAGGCAGTGGCAGGAGCTCTTCTTCGAGGAGCGCTACTCCCACACAACGATGGACTTTGCCCCGGATTTCGTGAAACTCGCCGAGGCCTACGGTGCTGTGGGGATAAAGGTGGAAGATCCGAAAGAGGTTGAAGGCGCCGTCGAGGAGGCGATCTCCATCAAGAGGCCGGTGATTATCGACTTCCGTGTGGACAAGGAGGAAAACGTCTACCCGATGGTACCCGTCGGCTCCCCTATAGACAAGATGCTTCTGGTTTAG
- a CDS encoding DUF465 domain-containing protein: protein MNTIEDELKKRLIIEDEEFKRLSEEHEEFERQLAQLNSKSFLTPAEEMERKKIQKLKLAGKDRMEMILSSHRKN, encoded by the coding sequence ATGAATACAATAGAAGACGAATTGAAAAAGAGATTGATTATCGAGGATGAAGAGTTCAAAAGGCTGTCGGAAGAACATGAAGAATTTGAGAGGCAGCTCGCTCAACTTAACAGCAAGTCTTTCCTTACGCCGGCAGAAGAGATGGAAAGGAAGAAGATCCAGAAGCTGAAGCTCGCGGGTAAGGACAGAATGGAGATGATCCTCTCAAGCCACAGGAAAAATTAA
- the tsaB gene encoding tRNA (adenosine(37)-N6)-threonylcarbamoyltransferase complex dimerization subunit type 1 TsaB, giving the protein MIVLGVDTATPKASVAVLRDDALSGKASTDGKRSHSETLLFAVNSALNEAGVSLNEIGLLAVGLGPGSFTALRVGVVTMKALSYSLSVPIVGVSTLDVLAAKTKYDGVVLPVIDARKGEVFTAPFSVDASGSVKRLGEYRSLNPRSLNPRSLKPDRLLDLIELHGGDCLILGGGVPIVEEMLKGGVKIAERGLWEVDASILCRLALMKYKEAGAPDLEEIKPLYVRKSDAEINLETGKLGKRINRKR; this is encoded by the coding sequence ATGATAGTCCTCGGTGTAGACACCGCAACCCCAAAGGCGAGCGTAGCGGTATTAAGGGATGACGCCCTTTCGGGAAAGGCGTCCACGGACGGGAAGAGGAGCCACTCGGAAACCCTCCTCTTCGCGGTAAACTCGGCCCTGAACGAGGCGGGTGTTTCCTTAAACGAGATAGGGCTCTTGGCCGTAGGGCTGGGCCCGGGGTCATTTACGGCGCTGAGGGTCGGCGTCGTCACCATGAAGGCGCTCTCCTACTCCCTCTCGGTTCCCATTGTGGGAGTCTCCACCCTCGACGTCCTGGCCGCAAAGACGAAATACGACGGCGTGGTTCTCCCCGTAATAGACGCAAGAAAGGGGGAGGTCTTCACCGCGCCATTCAGCGTCGACGCCTCGGGCAGCGTCAAAAGACTGGGGGAATATCGATCTTTAAATCCGCGCTCCCTAAACCCGCGATCCCTCAAGCCGGACAGGCTGCTCGACCTTATCGAGCTTCACGGGGGAGATTGTTTAATACTCGGGGGCGGCGTCCCGATTGTGGAGGAGATGCTGAAAGGCGGCGTGAAGATAGCGGAGAGGGGGCTTTGGGAGGTGGACGCCTCGATCTTGTGCCGCCTTGCCCTGATGAAGTATAAGGAGGCCGGGGCGCCCGATCTCGAGGAGATAAAGCCCCTTTACGTCAGGAAGTCTGACGCAGAGATTAATCTCGAAACGGGAAAACTTGGGAAACGCATCAACCGGAAGCGTTAA
- the rseP gene encoding RIP metalloprotease RseP: MDMAIETAGFFSTAGYFIVVLGILVFVHELGHFLAAKSVGVRVLKFSLGFGPKLIGKKIGHTDYMISMLPLGGYVKMLGENLHDEIQDKEKSESFLAQNNFKKSVIVVAGPLFNFIFAVVAYWAVFMIGISVPVDVPVVGSLSEGYPAAEAGLMTGDRIVSINGEAVESWEGMSEMIRASGGSAVELKVLRGDEEMAFSITPKVGEGIGEDFTPKEYYMIGISPTFELKRYGPIKAVDLGLKQTGMIIRVTFKVIGKMFSGDIPLNNIGGPILIAQVAGEAGRGGLAHFLGFLALISINLGILNLLPVPVLDGGHLLFFIIESVIRRPISLKVKEVALQIGLLLLVLLMIMAFYFDIARIISPG, translated from the coding sequence ATGGACATGGCAATAGAGACGGCGGGATTCTTTTCAACGGCGGGCTATTTCATAGTAGTCCTGGGTATACTGGTCTTCGTCCATGAGCTGGGACACTTTCTGGCGGCGAAGTCGGTGGGGGTGAGGGTCTTGAAGTTCTCCCTCGGCTTCGGACCGAAGCTCATCGGGAAAAAGATCGGGCATACCGACTACATGATCTCCATGCTGCCGCTCGGCGGTTACGTCAAGATGCTGGGGGAAAACCTCCACGACGAAATCCAGGATAAGGAGAAATCGGAATCGTTTCTGGCACAGAACAACTTCAAGAAGAGCGTCATCGTAGTCGCCGGCCCCCTCTTCAACTTCATATTCGCGGTGGTCGCCTACTGGGCCGTCTTCATGATAGGGATATCCGTGCCAGTGGACGTTCCCGTGGTGGGAAGCCTCTCGGAGGGTTATCCCGCCGCCGAGGCCGGACTCATGACGGGCGACAGGATCGTCTCGATCAACGGCGAGGCCGTGGAGAGCTGGGAGGGAATGTCGGAGATGATAAGGGCATCGGGCGGAAGCGCAGTCGAACTCAAGGTCTTGAGGGGCGACGAGGAGATGGCCTTTTCGATCACTCCGAAAGTGGGCGAGGGAATCGGGGAGGACTTTACCCCGAAGGAGTATTACATGATAGGGATCTCGCCGACCTTCGAGCTCAAGAGATACGGCCCCATAAAGGCTGTTGACCTGGGATTAAAGCAGACCGGAATGATCATCCGGGTTACCTTCAAGGTCATCGGGAAGATGTTCTCGGGGGATATCCCCCTGAACAACATCGGCGGTCCGATATTGATCGCCCAGGTGGCGGGGGAGGCCGGAAGGGGGGGACTCGCCCATTTCCTCGGCTTTCTCGCCCTGATAAGCATAAACCTCGGAATATTGAACCTCCTGCCGGTGCCCGTCCTGGACGGAGGACACCTACTCTTCTTTATCATCGAGTCGGTCATCAGGAGGCCTATAAGCCTCAAGGTAAAGGAGGTGGCGCTCCAGATAGGTCTTCTGCTTCTCGTTCTGCTCATGATAATGGCCTTCTACTTCGACATCGCCAGAATAATCTCGCCGGGTTAA
- a CDS encoding 1-deoxy-D-xylulose-5-phosphate reductoisomerase yields the protein MKKVAILGSTGSIGGQALEIIEENRDRFRIVALTANRNVSLIKEQVERFKPEVVAMGDEGSADELRGIVPKGTSVLSGEEGIAVASAETGADILVTSVVGSAGLVPTIRAIENGIDIALANKETLVAAGKIVTERARERGVMLLPVDSEHNALFQSLKGHEETGVKRLILTASGGPFWKRGVEDLKDVTPEEAVRHPRWNMGAKISVDSATMINKALEIIEARYLFGVDGERIDVLIHPQSIVHSMVEYIDGSVIAQMGTTDMRIPIAYALSYPERIKNRVPELSLADLCKNGTGLTFFTPDHDRFPALRLAYGSLKAGGTMPAVLSAANEAAVSLFMEGKIGFLEIVETVSEVMNRHNVIEAPGLDDILEADLWARREAERVRNI from the coding sequence ATGAAGAAGGTCGCAATTCTGGGATCCACCGGCTCCATCGGCGGGCAGGCCCTCGAAATCATCGAGGAGAACAGGGACAGATTTCGGATTGTGGCCTTGACGGCCAACAGGAACGTCTCCCTAATCAAAGAGCAGGTTGAGAGATTCAAGCCCGAGGTCGTGGCGATGGGGGACGAGGGATCGGCCGATGAGCTTCGGGGCATAGTCCCGAAAGGGACCTCGGTCCTCTCGGGGGAGGAGGGCATAGCCGTTGCCTCCGCGGAAACGGGCGCCGACATCCTCGTCACATCGGTCGTGGGGTCGGCGGGACTCGTCCCCACAATAAGGGCGATCGAAAACGGGATAGACATCGCCCTTGCCAACAAGGAGACGCTGGTCGCGGCGGGTAAAATAGTCACAGAAAGGGCGAGGGAGAGGGGCGTCATGCTCCTCCCCGTTGACAGCGAGCACAACGCCCTCTTCCAGTCCCTCAAGGGCCACGAGGAGACGGGCGTCAAGAGGCTTATCCTCACCGCCTCCGGGGGGCCGTTCTGGAAAAGGGGGGTCGAAGATCTTAAGGATGTCACCCCTGAGGAGGCGGTAAGACACCCCCGGTGGAACATGGGGGCCAAGATCAGCGTCGACAGCGCCACCATGATAAACAAGGCCCTTGAGATCATCGAGGCTAGGTACCTCTTTGGCGTAGACGGGGAGAGGATAGACGTCCTGATCCATCCCCAGAGCATTGTCCACTCGATGGTGGAATATATCGACGGCTCAGTCATCGCCCAGATGGGAACAACGGACATGAGGATACCCATAGCCTACGCCCTGTCATACCCGGAGAGGATTAAAAACCGGGTGCCGGAGCTTAGCCTCGCCGACCTGTGCAAAAACGGGACGGGCCTCACGTTTTTCACCCCGGATCACGACAGGTTTCCGGCCCTTAGGCTTGCGTACGGCTCGCTGAAGGCGGGCGGCACAATGCCGGCGGTATTGTCGGCCGCAAACGAGGCGGCGGTCTCCCTCTTCATGGAGGGAAAAATCGGTTTTCTGGAGATCGTTGAAACGGTCTCCGAGGTAATGAACAGACACAATGTAATTGAAGCCCCCGGCCTCGATGATATTCTGGAGGCGGACCTCTGGGCGAGGCGGGAGGCGGAAAGAGTGAGGAATATATAA
- a CDS encoding phosphatidate cytidylyltransferase, which translates to MLGKRLLTALVAIPIILSIIIYFKDIGIFFIVLIVIAVALYEFLSFLYPERLNIQIVVHILLGLLFPIAFFFEYPKFVVPTTAFVFISVMAFSLFRVTDPKRKAENLFIRIFGIFYIAFLLSFLIALSRIADGWKWTIMAIAINFCADAGGYIVGRLFGRHKLYEVISPKKTVEGTMGGILFSVGIAYAFKYILGLEILGYWDVLILGLGGGILAVLGDLVESLVKRGFKVKDAGGLLPGHGGFLDRIDSFVFSLPFIFYYVTSLY; encoded by the coding sequence ATGCTCGGAAAACGTCTACTCACGGCCCTCGTGGCCATTCCCATCATTCTATCGATTATCATTTATTTTAAAGATATCGGGATCTTTTTCATTGTCCTAATAGTAATTGCAGTAGCTCTTTACGAGTTCCTCTCTTTTCTCTATCCCGAAAGGCTGAACATCCAGATAGTGGTCCACATCCTATTGGGATTGCTCTTCCCGATAGCCTTCTTCTTTGAGTACCCAAAATTCGTCGTGCCGACGACCGCCTTCGTCTTCATCTCCGTGATGGCCTTTTCCCTCTTTCGCGTTACCGACCCGAAAAGGAAGGCGGAAAACCTCTTCATCAGGATATTCGGTATCTTCTACATAGCCTTTCTCCTCTCCTTTCTGATCGCCTTGAGCAGGATTGCCGACGGCTGGAAGTGGACCATCATGGCGATTGCGATCAACTTCTGCGCAGACGCCGGAGGATATATCGTAGGGAGACTCTTTGGAAGGCACAAGCTTTACGAGGTTATAAGCCCCAAGAAAACCGTGGAGGGCACGATGGGGGGGATCCTCTTTTCCGTTGGCATCGCCTACGCCTTTAAGTACATCTTGGGACTCGAAATACTTGGCTATTGGGACGTCCTTATCCTGGGCCTCGGGGGAGGGATCCTCGCGGTGCTAGGCGATCTGGTGGAGTCCCTTGTAAAGCGCGGTTTCAAGGTAAAGGACGCCGGGGGACTGTTGCCCGGTCACGGGGGCTTTTTGGACAGGATAGACTCATTTGTCTTTTCGCTCCCGTTCATCTTCTATTATGTAACAAGTCTCTACTAA
- a CDS encoding isoprenyl transferase: MSVIDEIKGLKNIPHHVAIIMDGNGRWAKERNLSRAEGHRKGSEIVSTIVDVSRKIGIGVLTLYAFSEENWNRPELEVEALMSLLGEYLQKELPDMMENNVRLTAIGRLHSLPEFVRDILYETISVTGKNSGLNLNLALSYSSRTEITDAFVNIARQIKEGALLIDDINEELISQNLYTKNIPDPDLLIRTSGEMRLSNFLLYQLAYTEIFITETLWPDFTPDKYLEALRDYSKRERRFGLTSEQIRGEV; this comes from the coding sequence TTGAGCGTAATTGATGAAATAAAGGGCCTCAAGAACATCCCCCACCACGTTGCCATCATAATGGACGGGAACGGACGATGGGCCAAGGAGCGAAATCTAAGCCGCGCAGAGGGTCACAGAAAGGGAAGCGAGATTGTAAGCACCATCGTCGATGTCAGCCGGAAAATCGGGATCGGCGTGCTTACCCTCTACGCCTTTTCCGAGGAGAACTGGAACCGGCCGGAGCTCGAGGTGGAGGCCCTCATGAGCCTTCTGGGGGAATACCTCCAGAAAGAGCTTCCGGACATGATGGAGAACAACGTAAGGTTGACCGCCATCGGAAGGCTCCACTCCCTGCCGGAATTTGTACGCGATATACTTTATGAGACGATCTCCGTTACCGGCAAAAACAGCGGCCTGAACCTGAATCTGGCCCTCTCTTACAGTTCAAGAACAGAGATCACCGATGCATTTGTCAATATAGCCCGGCAGATAAAAGAAGGCGCCCTTTTGATCGACGATATCAATGAAGAGCTCATCTCCCAAAACCTGTACACGAAAAACATTCCCGACCCCGACCTCCTGATTAGAACGAGCGGCGAGATGAGGCTCTCCAACTTTTTATTATACCAGCTGGCATACACCGAAATTTTCATAACAGAAACCCTATGGCCCGATTTTACGCCAGATAAATACCTCGAGGCCCTAAGAGATTATTCCAAAAGGGAGAGGCGCTTCGGGCTTACAAGCGAGCAGATTCGGGGTGAAGTTTAG
- the frr gene encoding ribosome recycling factor → MMDEVLEDLKKTMEKSIGSFKSELKKIRTGRASTALLDGIMVDYYGTPTPLNQLGTISTPESRLITIQPWDVNSIGDIEKSILKSDLGLTPQNDGKLIRITIPSLTEERRKELVKHVKNMSEDYKIALRNHRRDTNDFLKEMKKEKEISEDDFFRLQDKVQEITNDYVKKTDEIFTEKEKEIMEI, encoded by the coding sequence ATAATGGACGAAGTGCTCGAAGACTTAAAAAAAACGATGGAAAAATCGATAGGCTCCTTTAAAAGCGAGCTTAAGAAGATCCGTACCGGCAGGGCGTCAACCGCGCTTTTAGACGGGATAATGGTGGACTACTACGGCACTCCAACACCCCTAAACCAGCTCGGTACGATATCAACCCCGGAGAGCAGACTGATAACCATTCAGCCCTGGGACGTAAATTCGATAGGTGATATCGAGAAGTCGATATTGAAATCGGACCTGGGACTGACGCCCCAAAACGACGGCAAACTCATAAGAATCACCATCCCGAGCCTCACGGAAGAGCGCAGAAAAGAGCTTGTCAAGCACGTCAAAAACATGAGCGAGGATTACAAGATAGCCCTCAGAAACCACAGGAGGGATACGAACGACTTTTTGAAGGAGATGAAAAAGGAAAAGGAGATATCCGAGGATGATTTTTTTCGTCTCCAGGACAAGGTTCAGGAGATCACCAACGATTACGTCAAGAAAACCGACGAGATCTTCACGGAAAAAGAAAAGGAGATTATGGAGATTTGA
- a CDS encoding UMP kinase, whose translation MAGSVYKRILLKLSGEILSGSDGFGISADAIEYITKEVEKGFNTGVEMALVVGGGNIFRGISAGSQGIDRATADYMGMLGTVINGLALQSYLENRGLDTRLQTAIEMRAVAEPYIKRRAVRHLEKGRIVIFAGGTGNPYFTTDTAAALRGMEIGADVILKATKVDGVYDKDPVSNPDAKMFDEIKFIDALSLGLKVMDSTALSLCMDNKLPIIVFNLLEAGNIEKVVSGQKIGTIVRGDK comes from the coding sequence TTGGCAGGCTCTGTTTACAAGAGGATTCTACTCAAGCTCTCCGGCGAGATCCTGTCGGGATCCGACGGCTTTGGCATTTCCGCAGACGCCATAGAGTACATAACTAAAGAGGTGGAAAAGGGTTTCAATACGGGCGTGGAGATGGCCCTCGTCGTCGGCGGGGGCAACATCTTTCGGGGCATCTCCGCAGGCTCCCAGGGGATAGACAGGGCCACGGCCGACTATATGGGGATGCTCGGCACGGTCATAAACGGCCTCGCCCTGCAGAGCTATCTGGAAAATCGCGGGCTCGACACGAGGCTTCAGACGGCCATAGAGATGAGGGCAGTTGCTGAGCCTTACATAAAAAGGAGGGCGGTGCGTCATCTGGAAAAGGGGAGAATAGTAATATTCGCCGGGGGCACCGGAAACCCCTATTTCACAACGGACACCGCCGCGGCGCTTCGCGGAATGGAGATAGGCGCCGATGTAATCCTAAAGGCGACCAAGGTGGACGGCGTCTACGATAAAGACCCGGTGTCGAACCCCGACGCAAAGATGTTTGACGAGATCAAATTTATCGACGCCTTGAGCCTGGGGCTTAAGGTAATGGACTCGACGGCCTTGTCCCTCTGCATGGACAACAAGCTTCCCATAATCGTCTTTAATCTCCTTGAGGCGGGAAACATCGAAAAGGTCGTCTCTGGTCAAAAAATTGGAACGATAGTAAGAGGTGATAAATAA
- the tsf gene encoding translation elongation factor Ts, with product MEINAQIVKELREKTGAGMMDCKGALTEAGGDMEKAIEFLRKKGLSRAAKRAGRAANEGAVGSYIHMGGKIGVLVEVNCESDFVAKNEDFQSFAKDIAMHIAASSPLYLNEEDVPGDVIEKEREIYKAQAKDSGKPDSVIDKIVDGKLKKFYTEVCLLDQPYVKDTDMSVTDYLNNFISKTGENIVIRRFVRFQLGEEL from the coding sequence ATGGAGATTAATGCACAGATTGTAAAGGAGCTGAGGGAAAAGACCGGCGCCGGGATGATGGACTGCAAGGGCGCCCTGACGGAGGCCGGCGGAGACATGGAGAAGGCGATCGAGTTCTTGAGGAAGAAGGGGCTTTCCCGGGCCGCGAAGAGGGCGGGAAGGGCCGCAAACGAAGGGGCCGTCGGCTCTTATATCCACATGGGCGGGAAGATCGGGGTCTTGGTGGAGGTGAACTGCGAGTCAGACTTTGTGGCGAAAAACGAGGATTTTCAGTCGTTCGCAAAGGACATCGCCATGCATATCGCCGCTTCGTCCCCCCTTTACCTCAACGAGGAGGACGTTCCCGGCGATGTCATAGAAAAGGAGAGGGAGATTTACAAGGCGCAGGCCAAGGATTCGGGAAAGCCGGACAGCGTAATCGACAAGATAGTCGATGGAAAGCTCAAGAAGTTCTACACCGAGGTGTGCCTCTTGGATCAGCCCTACGTCAAGGACACCGACATGAGTGTTACCGATTACCTCAACAACTTTATCTCAAAGACCGGTGAGAATATCGTGATAAGACGTTTCGTTCGCTTTCAGCTCGGGGAGGAACTGTAG
- the rpsB gene encoding 30S ribosomal protein S2, translated as MSYISMKELLEAGVHFGHQTKRWNPKMKKYIFGARNGIYIIDLQKTIKLFDDAYEFVRELSNDGGTVLFVGTKRQAQEAIAEEAGRCGMHNVNGRWLGGTLTNFSTIKKSIDRLKKLEALLADSSAESLSKKERLSLARQKEKLEKNLGGIKDMEGIPECIFVVDPRKERIAIHEAKKLEIPIIAVVDTNCDPEQIDFVIPGNDDAIRAIRLFASRIADAILEGKKQKGVEVIEGMGDDESDEKPTEVKYEEAKVDAASSDADGTGEGEGENATADVDVTEADGDTTEEDVEA; from the coding sequence ATGAGCTACATATCTATGAAGGAGCTCCTCGAAGCGGGGGTTCACTTCGGCCATCAGACAAAGAGATGGAACCCGAAGATGAAGAAATACATCTTCGGGGCGAGAAACGGGATCTACATCATTGACCTTCAGAAGACAATCAAACTTTTCGACGATGCCTACGAGTTTGTTCGTGAACTTTCAAACGACGGGGGCACGGTCCTCTTTGTGGGGACAAAGCGCCAGGCCCAGGAGGCGATCGCAGAGGAGGCCGGGCGGTGCGGGATGCACAACGTCAACGGGAGGTGGCTCGGCGGCACACTCACCAACTTCTCCACCATTAAAAAAAGCATAGACCGATTGAAGAAGCTTGAGGCCCTATTGGCGGACTCCTCGGCGGAGTCCCTGTCAAAAAAGGAGAGGCTGAGCCTTGCCCGACAGAAAGAGAAGCTCGAAAAGAACCTTGGGGGAATCAAGGACATGGAGGGTATTCCGGAATGCATCTTCGTGGTGGACCCGAGAAAGGAGCGGATCGCAATACACGAGGCGAAGAAACTGGAAATACCCATCATCGCCGTTGTGGACACAAACTGCGACCCAGAACAGATAGACTTCGTCATCCCTGGAAACGACGATGCAATCCGAGCCATAAGGCTTTTCGCCTCGAGGATCGCCGACGCAATTCTTGAGGGGAAGAAACAGAAGGGGGTAGAGGTGATCGAGGGAATGGGGGATGACGAGTCGGACGAAAAACCGACGGAGGTGAAGTACGAAGAGGCAAAAGTGGACGCGGCTTCATCGGATGCCGACGGCACGGGCGAAGGTGAAGGGGAAAACGCGACCGCCGACGTTGATGTGACCGAAGCCGACGGAGACACGACCGAGGAAGACGTCGAGGCCTAA
- a CDS encoding prenyltransferase, whose translation MKIFKAVRAPFFTASIVPILLGGVEAARYLRGVGGSFDFLLFFLALIGGLSFHASANVINDYFDHRGGTDNINKYYNPFSGGSRLIQDGILTPRETLNISLFYLFLGIAIGIYLLYRTGPLLLIFGLSGIFFTLAYSINRFGLSYIGRGLGDLTIGLSFGPIMLLGTYYVLTLKPCSPSTVLLSVPVAFLITLVLFVNGYPDYEADRITNKHSGVVSLGRKRARYAYLAMVAATYLSVILGVVFKVIPPFALLSLLTLPLAVKAVSTLFREYEDPVAVVSVCGMTVGLHLLTGLLLALGIGIHIFI comes from the coding sequence ATGAAGATATTTAAGGCGGTTAGGGCACCATTTTTTACGGCGTCGATAGTGCCGATCCTCTTGGGGGGCGTGGAGGCGGCCAGATATTTAAGGGGAGTGGGGGGATCTTTTGATTTTCTCCTCTTTTTCCTCGCCCTGATAGGCGGTCTCTCCTTTCACGCCTCGGCAAACGTCATTAACGACTATTTCGACCATCGTGGGGGAACAGACAATATAAATAAGTACTACAACCCCTTTTCCGGAGGGAGCAGGCTCATTCAGGACGGGATTTTGACCCCAAGGGAGACCCTCAATATCTCCCTCTTTTATCTGTTCCTGGGGATAGCCATCGGTATCTACCTGTTGTATCGCACCGGGCCGCTCCTTTTGATCTTCGGTCTCTCGGGAATATTTTTCACGCTGGCATACTCCATAAACCGATTCGGCCTGTCCTATATCGGGAGGGGCCTGGGCGATCTTACCATCGGATTGAGCTTCGGGCCCATTATGCTTTTGGGGACATACTACGTTTTGACGCTGAAACCCTGCTCGCCTTCGACTGTGCTTCTCTCCGTTCCGGTGGCCTTCTTGATAACGCTGGTCCTCTTCGTAAACGGCTACCCGGACTACGAGGCGGACAGGATAACCAACAAGCATTCCGGGGTGGTCTCCCTCGGGAGGAAGAGGGCGAGATACGCCTACCTCGCGATGGTCGCGGCCACATATTTATCCGTGATCCTTGGAGTAGTTTTTAAAGTAATCCCTCCCTTCGCCCTACTTTCGCTCTTGACCCTGCCCCTGGCGGTCAAGGCGGTGTCTACGCTCTTTCGTGAATACGAAGATCCGGTGGCCGTGGTTTCCGTCTGCGGGATGACGGTTGGGCTGCACCTTTTGACCGGCCTCCTCCTCGCATTGGGGATAGGGATCCACATTTTTATATAG